DNA sequence from the Denticeps clupeoides unplaced genomic scaffold, fDenClu1.1, whole genome shotgun sequence genome:
AACAGGAACTCCAACACGCACGCACCGGGTACGACGTAAGGGGACTCCGTCCCAATACACTCACCACTGACGTCGTCCCGTCTCCAACCTCCTTGTCCTGCAGATCTGCCAGCTCACACAGGACCTTGGCGGCTGGGTGCTCCACTTCCAGCAGCTTCAGGATGGTGGCGCCGTCGTTGGTGATGGTCACATCCTGCGAGGAACAGGAGAACAACACCACGTTTATACCGGAGTCACAGTATAGGTCAGTAGGTCAGCGGTAACTGAGACTTACACCAATGTCGTCCACCAGCATCTTATCCAGGCCGACTGGTCCGAGGGAGCTCTTCACAATGTTGGCGATGGACGCAGCGGCCATCACTGTGGACGGAGACACAAGAACCACATTCAAGATTTTGATTTAACGCATGCATAGTTATATCTTACAGAGTTATAAACTAAACCGCAGTTTTCACTGCATAACGCTAATAAGTTATGGGGTGTAAAAGAAGCAAGAATAAAGTAGACAATAACGCAAGATATTTCTGTTCTATGAGAACATTCGCCATCTGTGGACTGACTGGAGAAATTGACCGAACCGGTCCGATCCCCACTGGAGCTGCGGTATAAAGAGCGACTCCACGCCGCTAGCATTAGCTCAGCTGCAACGTTAGACTCCCAGTCTCTACCGGTCCGATCTACACCGGAGCTGCGGTATAAAGAGCGAATCCAGGCCGCAGCCACGCCGTCAGACTCCCGGTCTGACCGGTCCCGGTCTACTCCGGAGCTGCGGTATAAAAGAAGCGGACTTCCACGCCGCTAGCATTAGATCAGCAGCATCGTCAGACTCCCGGTCTCTACCGGTCCGATCTACACCGGAGCTGCGGTATAAGAGCGAATCCAGGCCAGCTAGCATTAGCTCAGTAGCCCCGTCAGACTCCCGGTCTGGACCGGTTCCGGTCTACTCCGGAGCTGCGGTATAAAGAGCGACTCCACGCCGCTAGCATTAGCTCAGCTGCAACGTTAGACTCCCAGTCTCTACCGGTCCGATCTACACCGGAGCTGCGGTATAAAGAGCGAATCCAGGCCGCAGCCACGCCGTCAGACTCCCGGTCTGGACCGGTCCGGTCTACTCCGGAGCTGCGGTATAAAGAGCGACTCCACGCCGCTAGCATTAGCTCAGCAGCATCGTCAGACTCCCGGTCTCTACCGGTCCGATCTACACCGGAGCTGCGGTATAAAGAGCGAATCCAGGCCGCTAGCATTAGCTCAGTAGCATCGTCAGACTCCCGGTCTGGACCGGTCCGATCTACACCGGAGCTGCGGTATAAAGAGCGACTCCACGCCGCTAGCATTAGCTCAGCAGCATCATAAGACTCCCAGTCTCTACCGGTCCGATCTACACCGGAGCTGCGGTATAAAGAGCGAATCCAGGCCGCAGCCACACCGTCAGACTCCAGGTCTGGACCGGTCCGATCCACACCGGAGCTGCGGTATAAAGAGCGACTCCACGCCGGTAGCATTAGCTCAGGAGCCCCGTCAGACTCCCGGTCTGGACTGGTCCGGTCTACTCCGGAGCTGCGGTATAAAGAGCGACTCCACGCCGCTAGCATTAGCATGAAttacagacagaaataaagCAGCGGCCGCAACACGTGGGCCGGAGGCAGGGTGCGCGTTCACGCCGCCGCCATCATCACCGCCACCCCCATCACCATTATCACTACAATCATAATCATCATAATCACCATTCTGCGTCCTCACGGACTCGCCGGTGCTCCTCTGACCGAGCACGTTTAACGGACCCTCAAGCATCGACATGTTGCTCCGTCTCCTCCGAATCAAGAATAAAGGCGCGCCAGCGGTGCGCGGTGCTTTATAAGGACGCCGCGCACGGAATTGTGGGTCGAGCTCCGCCAATTGGCTAGAAAGTTCCAGACTAAACCACATAAACGTAacaggggtttttttttttttttaaagaagcgtATTTAGGGCTAAAGAATAAACAAGGTTGACCGGACGATACCAAGCTTTCAAATTCACTCAAAAGAACTACCGATAAACTTCATTTCCGAATGAAGTTTTCCGAATGAGGCGTAGTGGCGCGTCTTTACGTTGTTGCGGCCACAATCGGTCAAAAACTTTTTAGTTTATaccaaatattattttaatattcgaTTAAATGATCAAAGTCCAGTCTGTATTATACACCCCGCTCcgtcccaaaaaaaaagaaagtgtcgaaattttgtttttgtggcaGTGACTTACCGGACAATCATACAAGATACAAGTTCGTACAGACAACTGAATGTAACTTCAGTTAAATGAATGTTGATGAATCCCCTTGGGATCAATAAAATATCTATTGATCTATCCATCATACTCAAATGTCTGCAGCATGATTTATTGAAttttcaatatatatttttttctgcccaTTCATGCATGTTAGAATGAtgaaaatcaaatgaacaaTATTTCTCATCAGTGAATATTTGTTAAATCAATAGACTCACAGGACAATCATAAGATTTTAATtgagcatttatttattgcctcCAATACATTTTCCTTGAGCAATGACAACTAggcagttaaaaaaaacccagaacatttaaattaaaaccagCGGCAAACTCAAATATACTTGCAAAATGTACATCTTTACAAATGGTTTtacaaaatgctaaaaacaaaacaaaaaaagtgcaaaaaacgGCAAATGCGATGAAAGAGTGCGAATTTTCATCAGTGACACTcgaacaaaatgtacaaatgaaagaaaaaacctTCCATGGGACCTCTTTCCACCAGTAGAAACAGTAGGCCACGATACTGGcagtatttgcattttgcaggTATTATTTTGACGATAAGCAGTGCTTAAGGAAAAATACATCTTTAACATTCACAGTAAGCTCATCATTGTAGTGCCTAAAATTAACAGTTAAATAAATATCCTTTTCAATCTCAAATTTACAATCTAGAAAAACTCCACATGGGCAGAATAATGCTTTTGTCATCATTTTTAGTGAATTGTGCATGTTTGTACATGAAAAGGTGGGTGAACAGCTCATGTCCAGTAGTGCCCGTGTCCCTAGTTTATCCCTGAATTCTGTCAGCATTCACCAACTACACACTTGGCTgaatggaagtgtgtgtgtgtgtgtgtgtgtgttaaatgccAAATGTGAACGTGTGTACGCAAGGAAGCAGTTCAGAAAGTGTGTACGATGCATcttgtttcataaaaaaaagaagaagaaagaaatgtatATCAGACCTTCATCCAGACCTGCATGGTCCCTCAttaaaaataagttaaaattaaaattgcGTCACTAATTCAGTTCCTACAACTTACCCCGTATACGTCTACAGGCAGGCTGGTGAAGCTCGGAGCTGGCCTGCTGATAAAAACAAGAACCTGTATCTAAAAAGCACGCTGAGGAGCACCTTCACGCCTCTTCCAACATCTCTACTCACATgatcaaagcccactgagatgTCTGTGGAGGAACATTCACGGCTTATTCTTTATCTTATTCTTTAAAAGCTCAAAGAATACCGGAAATATTTAATAAGGGTAGGTACCAGGTGACAAACCCGTTTAAAAGTACTTTTTACAAAACGTGTGCCGGGTGAGGGCATGCACTGCTAGAGCATAAATCCTAATGCTTGTAAGGGACCTAAACACTGAACTTCACTACACGGTTCAAGCCGAGGACCTCAGACACAGTCCAGCTTCCCGAAGGGGGCGCTCTTGAGGCAATTTCAGATGATTAGAGCTGCAGTAGCAGTGGCGTACTTGACATATATCTGTCCGGTTCTAGTTAGTCTACACCGGCTGTAATAAATGTAGTCATTTGTCATTATTGTACACTAGTATTCTTAGTTTAGAGTGCAACTGCATGTTCTGCCACTACAGACACCACATTCCATCCATGCTCGGCAGCAGCTTCAGGAGTGTGGTTCAGGCGAAGCTGCTGGAGCTCAGACACCGGAACTTCTCGCGGAGGGACTGGACAATGTTGGGCTGGGACGTGTCCTCCAGGTCTTGCCACACATAATCCTTCAGTTGGCTGCGGCCGCCCACGCTTCCTGCCGCCCCATGGCAGCTTCTGGCCGGGCTGCAGGGAAGACTCTGAGTCTGGACCAGGCGGGTGCCATCACCTGCCGTTCTGCACTGTTCCTGCTTGCTCTCCTCCTCCGAGCGGATTTCGACATAATCGTCATCTTCTCCATTGTCTTTGAAGTTAGCCAGGTAGTTCCGGGTGGCCACGAGCGTCCCCAGCGGCAACTTCCTGTCCAGAAGCAGAACCTGCTGGGAGTCGCGCAGGGTGAGGTCAGGGTCAGGAGAAAGGCTGAAGTGTGAAGGGTACTCTGGCAGGCTGCTTTGCCGAGCCCCGAGACCACAGCCACTCTTGCCAGGGGACATGGCCGTGTGACATTTCGGTCCGTCCCACCTACAATTCCCTCCACCGTTCTCCTTCTCTAGCTGATCGGCCAGTGAGGATGAGGACTGGCAACGGCCATAAGGTGAGATCTTTGGGGAGGAGGAACTTGGGCCTAATGAGCTGTAGATGTGGTCTGGGTCTTCTGTAGTGGGTGTGGTGACACAAGCACTCCAGCGCTGACTGGGTTGTGCCAAGGGTGATTGCAGCAGATTTTGGAAAGATGGGACAGATGTTGTGCTGGCAAGTCGCCTCTGGGGTCGCTGGTCAGACTCCTCAGCAGCTGAGGACGGGGTGCTGGCCAGCTGCCCGTTACTGTAGATACTGTTCAGCCAGTCATCATCTAACATGGAACACTCAGGAAGGGATGGAGAGGACGCTAGTCCTGGAGAAGGGCGTCCTCCTGGCCCCTTGGGCGTGGTCTTCTGGGAATCTTTAAATATAACATGATCATAGAGTTGGGAGTACTCCGCTATTCTTGCCCCTGACCAACAGAAGGTGACAATTAGACCAGGAGACAAATTaagttgaaatgaaaatgtggtgGGCTACAGGTCTTACCTATGGCAGCTCCTCCTTGCTTCTTTTCCTCCAGAATGTCTGCCAGGTCCTTCGATTTGGAGCGTGTGTTACGTGCACAGCTGGGCTCGACGTCCATGCTCTTCATCTTCATTAGCTGATTAGCCTTCTTGATCTTCTGGCTGTACTGGCGTGCCATAAGGAAGACCCTGTTTCGGCTCTTATCGCCCAGATCTAGGAACTGGTCCCCAGCCTCACTGAGGAAAGGGAAGAGAGAGGCATCAAGGCCAGGGAAGAGGGTCTGGAGCTCCTCTCGGTGGATGGGTGGTGGGGGATCCCGAGGACTCTCTAGGTcctcatcataatcatcatccaTCCGGAAACTGCCACTGCTGAGGCGGGCAAGCTTGTTTCGTATGCTCTTAACTGTGCCAACTGGGGGAGGTTCTGGAATAGCAGGAGAGACCTGGATGGAGGGAATGGGGGGAAGACTCTGGTTTGTTTTGGAAGGGACCAGTTGAGGTCCAGTCATTGCTTCAGAGGAAATAGAGCATGATGGGGTGGGTTTGGGGGGAAGCGACTGACAAGGTGAAGGTTTTGGTGGGAGGGAATGAGATTGAATTGGGTTGGGTGAAAGAGGTTGTGGAGAAGAAAGCTTTGGAGGAAGAGGTTGAGACTGGACTGGTTTCAGGGGAAGAGCTTGAGCTTTGGGACTGTGGGTTTGGGATTGGTTTGGTTTAGGACAGACTGGTTGTTCAGGGAGGGGTTGAGATTGTATTGGTTTGGCAGGTAGAGGTTGAAAAGGTGCAGTTTTGGGTGGAGGAGCTTGTTTAGGTGAGACAGTTTGAGAAGGTGAATGCTGTGAAGGGAGTGGCTTGGATTGGATGGTTTTTTGGGAATGGGTTTGTGGAGGTGTAGTCTTTGGTGGAAGGGACTGGGATTGTGATTGTTTTGAGGAGGGCGTTAAAGGGACTGGGGGTTTTGTGGGGAGGGTTTGAACAGCTGGAGGTGAGGAGGGAAGTGGTTGAGAGGGCACAGGATTTTGTGGGGTTGTAGGAACAGGGGCAGGTGAAGGAGGGAAGGACACGCACAGGGGATCATCCACCTCGAAGGAAGGCTCTCGACTGAGCTGAGGAACCTTGAGTTTTGGGATTCTAAAGGTCAGAGGTGGGCTGGCAGctctggctggtggaggctGAGAAGGTGGGTGGGTGGTCATCTTTGATTTTGACACACTGTTGCCTTTTGATGTGTTTGCCTTAGAGTTTTGTTTCTTCCTTGGTGACACCACTGATGTAGTCTCATGTCCCGCAACAGGGAATGCAGCAGGAAGCTTATCAGCCTTGCGCTCATTTTTCCGAATGTAGTTTTCCAGATCATTCCAGATTTCATCCACCTTCTCTGACGTGGATTCTGTCTTCTCTGAGCCCGATTTCATGATGGCCGGCGGTGATGTTTTCTTGGGATGTGAGCAGTCACCCTTTCCATCCTCCTCAAGCTGCAGTAAACTCTCCTTTGAGGTGGCCGGGCCAGTGTCAGGCATGAACCCAGTCTGTCCTCTCTCTGTTCTCACCTCTTTTGACAGTGATGGCAGAGGGGGGACAATGAAGGTTATCGTGTCATAGATGTTCTCCTCCTCCACAATCTGCAAGTCACATGCGTCAGGTGCACTTCTTTCATTTGCAGAGGAATGACTAGTGCCTGTGGAGGACTGGCTGAGACCTGGGTCCTCAGAGGACACTGGCCGGTTCACATCAGATTCTCGCCGCACCAGGCCCATGGCCTGCAGTTCTTCCAGACTGATGTTGTCGTAGACATTCTCAACATCATCCAGGGTCAGCTGCTCTGCTGAGGACGAGCCGGAGATCTCGTTGCTGGAAGATTCGGGCTCACGATGTGTTGGCATGGCGGTGGCTGGATCGACACTACTGGCCCTGCGCAGCACCTTGCTGCCCACCACGGCATGGTGGTCCAACTGCAGCATCCGCGTCTGTTCCACATGCCAACTGCATGGTCGCCCGGGGTGTCCAGACGATTCGTTCGACTCACGATCACTTTCCTGCTCGGTACCAACAGGCTCAGTCGGGACAAACATCTGATAGATGTCCTCTTCATCATCAATCTGAGTTGTCAGCTGCCGGGTTGGAAACATGGCGCGGCGCACCTTGTGGTCAGCCCAAATGTTGGGGACAGTGACGTGGGTGTCACCTTCACCCTGTAAAGGGTGTGTAACTCGTAGGATAGGGGTGTGGCCAGAATCCATCTGTAGAGTCTCTTTGGCGGTCTGTAGAGAGAGATCGTGTGCGTGAAATTTGATTCGTTTCATACGTTTCCATGTCATTTTCCTGTAGATTTTCTCACCTGCAGGTCAGTGTGGCCATGTTCTCTCCAGCGGTCGATGTTGTCCACAGACACCTGAGGATTCAGCCGCTTCCTGCTGCCCTTTCCTGGGACCTTCAGCCTTTTCCCTgaaccctacacacacacacatcatttgaTTCCAATTACGTCATGCAGCCCAGTTTAAACGTTTTCACAGACTCACTGGTCCACTGTCGTCCTCATCATCTGCATCTTGCTGCTGAGACCCTTCCTCCCTGTCACTCAGGTCACCATGGTCACCAGGATCCAACGAGTCCTCTGACTGGCTGACAAGGCTTCGAGAACGTCCAATCGAGCCCAGGTGCATGACGGGACTGAGCAGGGTTGCTCCCAGACTGGAGCGCTGGTGTTGGAAACAGAAGGAACTGTTCATCTGCTCATTCATTGTCCTGTGTGTCTTTCTACCGTCAGGATGATTACCTTCTGGACATCTGGACTGGCCACTGCAGTGCAAGGagaataaaaacattacaacacaacaaaaacacactcacacacacacacacacgggagcATCTACACACCACTGTGTTTGGAATTCTTCAGTAGTTTGGATAATGGCTCCGACTTCCTACGGACCCGCCGTGGGGAGGGCCCTTCCTTGGCGTGACTGGAGCTTTTGTTGTTTTCATCTGGACTGTAGTGAAATCCTGGGTGATCTAGATGGAGATGGAATTATCCACATTTCACAATAACACACGGCTTCCACCACACTGCACCGTTAGGGGGAGGTGAAGGTGAAGACTTACTGGCGGCGTCCATTTCTAGTATGGCCTGTTTAGCCTGCACAGAGCAGAAAAAACCATCAACAAGATTATATGTATATGACTATTTATCAGTTGATAATGAACGGTGGGTGGGAACTATTCTAGAACTCTCCCACACACCGTCCATCACCACTGCTACTGCTGGAGCCCGGGGCGGGAAGCACGCTCTAATGCGGCCCTCGTCTATTGAGGATGATCCATGTAATTGTCTTTCATGGGTTAGGAACGTAACTGTCACCAAATCCAATCGCCCCAACACGCCTAACATAACAACCCAAGGGTGTACTTCCTGCAAACACCGGCCCCACAGCGGCCAGCTAAGGAGGAGTATCTGTTTGTGGGATTGGGCGGAGGTGGAATGTGCTGCAACCTTGGCTGGAATCTTGGCAGGGTGGTTCTCCAGGATGAGCCTCTTCAGGTGGAGGATCCAGGAACGCTTATCCTGCTGGGATTTGGCCTGACACGCAGAAACGAACGCATTAACTCACGTCATCTGGCTTTGTCATGTGACTGCCACACCCTGACATGTAGGCATGTGCTCAGTTCTAAGCCATTTCCCAAGCCGTTAGATTTACGGTTTTAAAGGCACAACATTCCACTCTGTGCTGTGGGAACAGCCCCAAGGATAACAATTAAAGCAAAACCATTTGTATTGTGGTGAGAGAtattactctgtgtgtgtgtgtgtgtgttacagttacctgcacagtgtgctgtagTTTGGGGTTCTTGTAATGAAACACGCTGAAACTGAGGGGTTCTTTAGGGATGAGCTCCACCAGCATCAGATTACAGCACTGGGGACAGACGGGTTACAGTAAATATGGCTGCACGGCTTTACATACGACTCAGTAGAGGATCTCACTATCAACATCTCacagataaaatataaaaatatgtcaaTTGTGTCTGGTGTCCATTCTCACCAGGATGTGTGCTTTGTACGTGAACGTCTCATCGCGTTTCTTGGTGATCAGCAGGAGTTTGTCGAATAGAAAAAACGTTCTCTCACTCTTTGCTCGCTGGATCCGGAACGTTCCTTCCAACACCAGCTCCCCATAGCCAATCAGATCAGGCCCCTTCCAGTTAGTAAGCAAACTCTGGATCTCCTGAGATACAGACAAAAGGGTGAGGAGCAGGGAGGGGGTTCAGGCATTCAGGCCTGCACCGTGCCGCAGAACTGGAACCAGGGAGGGAGGAGCTtgaagaaataaagagaaaattCCAGAACTCCACTGGGAGGACGCTGTCAGTAGTTCTTCCTCTGCTGCATGTTCTAAAGCTGAATTCCATATGGACCACCCTACAGGTGCTATGGAAGCATGTGTATGATGAAGGGAAGGAGTAGGTGTAGTGTATTTGAGTGACTGTGATATAGAACAATACCAGGACTACAGGGCTGGTGGGTAAAATCTGCTTTTACCATGTTGTAGAGAACATGGTTTCAATACAGAACAGGAGCAGAACACTAGATCATGATAttagaaatatgaatattaaaaatgacatgGTTGTTCTTGGTGTCCTGGACTGCTTTAAAATCTCCTTCTTTCTGTCAGAacaaagta
Encoded proteins:
- the LOC114781539 gene encoding pleckstrin homology domain-containing family G member 1-like, whose amino-acid sequence is MKSIVSVNPGHPAAAGLSSSVDGTAEDSSFSSDALPPLPEVLAGRVVLTPTGVSIRSSARCYSSSVVMDSLHNSDRPISYGSTSSSASSRDSHCSLSGRPVLGPALERDAGAIRLELVPARQLDCADQDKETAEPVDTNTAQTPQGVKVAYVDRVVQEILDTERTYVEDLRSIVQDYLDCIIDQSSLLLGEEDRSSLFGNIRDIYCFNSALLRDLQKCNADPAAIAECFVAKSEDFHIYTQYCTNYPRSVAMLSDCMRNKSVVKFLRERQESLKHLLPLGSYLLKPVQRILKYHLLLHEIANHLPKDTEMYDVVLEAIDTMQRVAWHINDMKRKHEHAIRLQEIQSLLTNWKGPDLIGYGELVLEGTFRIQRAKSERTFFLFDKLLLITKKRDETFTYKAHILCCNLMLVELIPKEPLSFSVFHYKNPKLQHTVQAKSQQDKRSWILHLKRLILENHPAKIPAKAKQAILEMDAANHPGFHYSPDENNKSSSHAKEGPSPRRVRRKSEPLSKLLKNSKHSVASPDVQKRSSLGATLLSPVMHLGSIGRSRSLVSQSEDSLDPGDHGDLSDREEGSQQQDADDEDDSGPGSGKRLKVPGKGSRKRLNPQVSVDNIDRWREHGHTDLQTAKETLQMDSGHTPILRVTHPLQGEGDTHVTVPNIWADHKVRRAMFPTRQLTTQIDDEEDIYQMFVPTEPVGTEQESDRESNESSGHPGRPCSWHVEQTRMLQLDHHAVVGSKVLRRASSVDPATAMPTHREPESSSNEISGSSSAEQLTLDDVENVYDNISLEELQAMGLVRRESDVNRPVSSEDPGLSQSSTGTSHSSANERSAPDACDLQIVEEENIYDTITFIVPPLPSLSKEVRTERGQTGFMPDTGPATSKESLLQLEEDGKGDCSHPKKTSPPAIMKSGSEKTESTSEKVDEIWNDLENYIRKNERKADKLPAAFPVAGHETTSVVSPRKKQNSKANTSKGNSVSKSKMTTHPPSQPPPARAASPPLTFRIPKLKVPQLSREPSFEVDDPLCVSFPPSPAPVPTTPQNPVPSQPLPSSPPAVQTLPTKPPVPLTPSSKQSQSQSLPPKTTPPQTHSQKTIQSKPLPSQHSPSQTVSPKQAPPPKTAPFQPLPAKPIQSQPLPEQPVCPKPNQSQTHSPKAQALPLKPVQSQPLPPKLSSPQPLSPNPIQSHSLPPKPSPCQSLPPKPTPSCSISSEAMTGPQLVPSKTNQSLPPIPSIQVSPAIPEPPPVGTVKSIRNKLARLSSGSFRMDDDYDEDLESPRDPPPPIHREELQTLFPGLDASLFPFLSEAGDQFLDLGDKSRNRVFLMARQYSQKIKKANQLMKMKSMDVEPSCARNTRSKSKDLADILEEKKQGGAAIGARIAEYSQLYDHVIFKDSQKTTPKGPGGRPSPGLASSPSLPECSMLDDDWLNSIYSNGQLASTPSSAAEESDQRPQRRLASTTSVPSFQNLLQSPLAQPSQRWSACVTTPTTEDPDHIYSSLGPSSSSPKISPYGRCQSSSSLADQLEKENGGGNCRWDGPKCHTAMSPGKSGCGLGARQSSLPEYPSHFSLSPDPDLTLRDSQQVLLLDRKLPLGTLVATRNYLANFKDNGEDDDYVEIRSEEESKQEQCRTAGDGTRLVQTQSLPCSPARSCHGAAGSVGGRSQLKDYVWQDLEDTSQPNIVQSLREKFRCLSSSSFA